GCCTGTTATCACTATCTGCTTGGTCATCTAGATATCCAATCGCGTTTTTTATTTATAGCAGGGAACAGGGAACAGGGAACAGTGAACAGTAAACAGTAAACAGTGAACAGTAAACAGTGAACAGTAACAACTGATAACTGATCGCTGGTAACTGGTAACTGGCGACTGCTATATGTAGAAGTTTAGCAGTGATATAGCTTTGGGGCGATCGCATTTACAATGTTGAAATCGATTTGCGGATTTGACGAGTTTGAGTTAGATCTAACTCGCTACAATGGTATTAGAAATTTGTAGCATAATTGTATGGCAAAGCAGGAAGTTCCACTTGCTGGGGAAGAACTCATTAAAGAAGTCTGTCGGCGGATTCGGGTTGCTCGCAGTTATTGGGATGCCCACAACAATGCTGCTTGTCGGGGGGAACGCGATCAGGCGTTAGCTCTTTACAATACCTTAAGCAAGGAACAAAAAGAACAGATTCCGCAAGTGTTGCGCGTGTGGTTACGTTATCGCAGTGAGAAATACTTTGGGGCACACCGAACACCGCCCAAGTCGGCACGAAAATCCAAAACCCAGATCCGTTAACGAGCACATATAAAAATGATTAAGCCTAAAAATTTGTATCGCGGACACGTAATAGAAAAAGTTGGTCACGGTAAAAGAGCGGTATTTCAAACAATCATTAACGAAAAAGAATGGTCTAGCGTGACTGAATTAGAAGTAAAAACCGCAATTGATGTTTGGATTGATCAAGGAATAGAGCCGTAGTCATTGCGCAGATATCTATTTCCTCTTTCCCATTTTACCTCACAATACGGTTCGGTTAAGATCACAACGCCTGCGGCGACAGAGTTAAAAAGGGGGTAAAACAGGGTTATAAGCCCCCCTTTTTAAGGGCTTTTAGGTGCGATGCTCCGGCAGGGAGCCGCCAAGGGCGATCGCATTTAACATAGATTACAGTTTTTATTAATTGGGTGTACATTGGGAATACGAAGAACGCCATAGGAGAAAAACTATGTTTGAGGCAGAAGCCGCAACGCCCAAAGAATCGCGGCTTTCCATTCGGGCAACGGAGCCACAAAAGGCGATACTGGCAGAAGCTGCCCGCGTGCGGCACACGAATGTCAGCCAGTTTGTGCTGCAAGCATCACTTGATGCCGCGAATGCGATTCTTGTGCATCAAACAGAGTTTCGCTTGCCGCCTGAGCAGTGGGAAGCGTTCTGCGAACGTCTTGACGCACCGCCGAAAGTCGTTCCCGCCTTGCAGCGACTCTTTAGCGAACCGGAACCGTTTTAATGCACAGTGAGCCTTTAAACGAGCCTGTTCTGCTTGCCAAACATCACCTGATCGCGGATTTCGATTGCGGCAAGTCGCCACTTAATGATTTCCTGATCAAATACGCTTTGCAAAATCAGGCAAGCGGCGGAGCCAGAACCTACATCCTGACTCGTGCTGATCGCGTCATTGGCTATTACAGCCTTGCCCCTGCGTCCATATCACCGGAGTCGGCTCCCGCTCGTGTCATGAAAGGGCAAGGGCGTTATCCTGTGCCGGTGATCCTGATGGCGCGGTTTGCCATAGACAAAGGCGAACAGGGAAAAGGCTTAGGCAAAGCCCTGTTCCGCAATGCGCTACGTCGCTCCCTGGCGGGGGCAGAAACTATTGGCGGTCGCGCTTTTCTTGTCCACGCCAAAGACGAGGAAGCCCGCGCCTTTTACCTCAAGTTTGGCATGGAAGAATCCCCAACCAATCCCCTGCACCTGCTTTTACTCTTCAAGGACATTCGGCGATCGCTCGAAGCCGCAGGTTAAGTTCTTTATGGGCCAATACGGTTCAGTTAGAGCCAAAAACCTTAATTTTCGTAGGTTGGGGAGGACAGTACCGTGGGCGGGTTTCCCGCAAAGTCTGCCGGGCGGAATCTTCCGTCCGGCGAGCTTTGCGACAGTCGCGCACCTGTCCGTTGAGCCAGCGCGAATGACGGTGACGACAACCGGCTGCGGGAGGGTTTCCCGACAGCCAGGCATCTGGTGAGTCCAGCGCTGCGGGAGGGTTTCCCGACAGCCAGGCGACGGGCGTTCCCGATAGCCGTAAGGCGTGGCGTTAGCCATAGGGCGAACCCGAAGGGCTTTCCGCTCTCACGGCAAGTCTGGCGTTTGAGGAACGTTCGCGCAGCGTGTCCGCAGGACATAAACCAACATTTTCGGGACTTTGTTGGGTTTCACTACGTTCAACCCAACCTACAATTCTCCTTAACTGCTCATCAGTAATGTCTGTTATTGCTCTTTTTCAATCACGGTTCAGTTAAGGCTGAAAGCGTTGATGACAATATGAAAATGAGGAGCTTTGATTTGTCTTCCACTACCTTTTTACGTTTTTTAATGTTGATCTACTTATACCAATTCTCTGTAAACTTGCACTTAATACTTACTCTTTCATTCTTGGCGTTCTTGGCGTCTTGGCGGTTCGTTTAAAAAACATTAAGTGCATATTCATGGAGAATTGGTATTACCACTAACTGAACTGTATTGATATTTCTTGCACAATCTCGCTACCGGATTCCTATACTCAGATCTTGCACGTACTTTTTCGTCCGCCTAGAAATAAATTCAGGGGCTAAGAGCTGAAGTATGCGATTAGCTCACTGGATATATATTTCAGTCCGTTTTAACGGACTTTGGCTATAAGCCTTGAACTTGAGTTCAAGGCATACTCACCGGTAACATGCACGGATTGCTATATATCAGTTAAAATTTGATTCCTGTCGCGATAAAGATGGAATTGACTTGAGGCTGTTTTGATCCCATGTGTAATCTTTCATGTCCCTTGGCCATGTTACTTCATCAGGTGTGGCAATTTTTAGGGTGCCGGAATTGAGTTTGTTATATAAGCCCAAAAAATCACCAATTTCAATATGATTTTTGTCAAAGGTTTCGCGAAGAAGTTCGATTGTAAACATCATGTTATGGGCTTCAAAGCTGCCTTGAGTAAACAAACGCGGAAATATCAAAAATTTTATATCCTTTCGTTTTTGCTTTATAGCTCTTTGGGGTGTTATTCCAAAATTCTCTGTTAATGGATCGCCTTGAATGAAAACCATAATGTAATTTGGACCTGCTACCCATTTTTGATAGCCATTTCCAAAGGTGAAAACATTGATGAGTTGACTAGTGCGTTGCTTCCAAATCTGTTCTTGAATTCGTCGTTGTTTAAAGTCAAACACCCTAGCGTGTTCACAAATAAAATTTGTTTTAGCAAGCTTAATAGCTCTAGCCAAAAAAATTGTACCAAGACTATCGCCTGATAAATTGAGAGGTTTTGAATTGTTTACAGCATAAGTTATCAAAGTTGCTAAATTTTCAATGACTGGACTACCAGATAAACCGAAATAGTCAAGAGCTGCATTAGCCCAGTCAAGGCGTCGGTTAATGCAAGCGACAACTGGACGTTTTTTAAGAAAAGTGGAGTTGTTCATATTGGCGATGCCAGTTAAAAGAGTATCAGCATATCTACGGCTCCTTTTTGAAGATTCTGACTCACTTTGTCCCAGCCCAGAGACAAATACTGCAAAAAGTTCACGCTTATCATTTTCTGGATAATAAGTAATCTCAGATGTAATCATGGTGATTGGATCAAAAGATTCCATCACTGCGTCAAAATCAAAAACTTGTTCATTACCTGGATTTTGGAATTGTCCATCAAATTTTTTATCCGGGAAGAAAGCTTCAAGAGGCCAGCGCCACCAGGGAGATACGATTCGTTTTGCCTTATCTGCATCTGATATCTTCATGAAAGACTCTCCTAAAGTACTGGAATTTAGACTTAAAAAAGCACAAGCGTGATCAAAGCAAGGTGTTTGTACAAGTATAAAAAGAAAAGGAGC
This portion of the Brasilonema sennae CENA114 genome encodes:
- a CDS encoding Precorrin-3B methylase produces the protein MAKQEVPLAGEELIKEVCRRIRVARSYWDAHNNAACRGERDQALALYNTLSKEQKEQIPQVLRVWLRYRSEKYFGAHRTPPKSARKSKTQIR
- a CDS encoding DUF1778 domain-containing protein, with the translated sequence MGVHWEYEERHRRKTMFEAEAATPKESRLSIRATEPQKAILAEAARVRHTNVSQFVLQASLDAANAILVHQTEFRLPPEQWEAFCERLDAPPKVVPALQRLFSEPEPF
- a CDS encoding GNAT family N-acetyltransferase; translated protein: MHSEPLNEPVLLAKHHLIADFDCGKSPLNDFLIKYALQNQASGGARTYILTRADRVIGYYSLAPASISPESAPARVMKGQGRYPVPVILMARFAIDKGEQGKGLGKALFRNALRRSLAGAETIGGRAFLVHAKDEEARAFYLKFGMEESPTNPLHLLLLFKDIRRSLEAAG